The following proteins are encoded in a genomic region of Herminiimonas arsenicoxydans:
- a CDS encoding Conserved hypothetical protein, putative nitroreductase (Evidence 4 : Homologs of previously reported genes of unknown function) yields the protein MSNQLPITAVNTMTLTTPLMSIGSEAGDLAVPLLQVLLKRKSIRNFSDRHLSLETLSHLLWSACGINRPEEALRTNPSARNWQEIDVYVAMEQGLYLFDPHTFTMHLLQERDMRAETGIQDFVPHAPVNLIYVADLAKMEEGSRDEQEFLAALDTGFISQNVYLFCAAAGLATVVRGLIDRPVLTKAMNLRPEQRIIVAQSVGYAAD from the coding sequence ATGAGTAATCAACTGCCCATTACCGCCGTCAACACGATGACGCTGACAACTCCGCTCATGTCCATAGGCAGCGAAGCGGGCGATCTTGCCGTACCGCTGCTGCAAGTACTGTTGAAACGCAAGAGCATACGGAACTTCAGCGACCGTCACCTGAGCCTTGAAACGCTGTCGCATTTGCTATGGTCAGCCTGCGGCATAAATCGACCGGAAGAAGCGCTACGTACCAATCCATCGGCGAGAAACTGGCAGGAGATCGATGTCTATGTCGCGATGGAACAGGGCCTGTATCTGTTTGATCCCCACACTTTCACCATGCACCTGTTGCAGGAAAGAGATATGCGTGCCGAAACCGGAATACAGGATTTCGTACCTCATGCGCCGGTGAATCTGATTTATGTGGCCGATCTCGCCAAAATGGAAGAAGGCTCGAGGGACGAGCAAGAATTCCTTGCTGCACTCGATACCGGTTTCATCAGCCAAAATGTTTATCTGTTTTGTGCGGCAGCAGGTTTGGCGACCGTAGTGCGGGGCTTGATAGATCGCCCTGTATTGACGAAAGCAATGAATTTACGGCCGGAGCAACGAATCATCGTGGCGCAATCTGTCGGCTATGCGGCAGATTGA
- the sorA gene encoding Sulfite:cytochrome c oxidoreductase subunit A (Evidence 2a : Function of homologous gene experimentally demonstrated in an other organism; PubMedId : 10788424; Product type e : enzyme): MWGHIMTNRRNFLGMAGSAVLAGNGLLMPKSVWSAITSLGPAGLPQGALDESMLAILPGKQALIKRTSRPPNYETPVEGLGDMFTPNGKFFVRWHLSVIPEIARDDWRLRIAGPSAGTEMALRYDELRRLPAVEVIAVNMCAGNRRGLSDPHVAGVEWGHGAMGNARWRGARLKDILHLARIRSDAIEVVFHGEDRGVIPQTPQFIKSLPIWKALDEHTILAYEMNGEPLPMHNGFPVRLIVPGWAGTYWMKQISEITVLPRAYDGFWMKTAYRIPTGKFPGLVRFQSQDTPNATSTPITELVVNSLITNLQDGQSIPYGQPLTVRGVAWDGGHGIAKVEVSIDGGRNWRPASMGRDYGNYSWRQWQFPFQPAQRGQYDIAVRAVGKKGETQSPVLIWNPAGYHNNVPHRVRPQVV; encoded by the coding sequence TTGTGGGGGCACATCATGACAAACAGACGCAATTTTCTCGGTATGGCAGGGAGTGCTGTGCTTGCCGGAAACGGACTGTTGATGCCGAAATCTGTATGGTCGGCAATTACGTCGCTCGGACCTGCCGGCTTGCCGCAGGGTGCACTCGATGAATCGATGCTTGCCATTCTTCCCGGCAAGCAAGCATTGATCAAGCGCACATCCCGCCCGCCCAACTATGAAACGCCTGTGGAGGGGCTGGGCGACATGTTTACGCCCAACGGGAAATTTTTCGTCCGCTGGCACCTGTCCGTCATTCCGGAAATTGCGCGGGATGACTGGCGCTTGCGCATTGCGGGCCCCTCTGCCGGCACCGAGATGGCATTGCGTTACGACGAGCTGCGCCGCCTGCCTGCCGTGGAAGTGATCGCCGTCAACATGTGTGCAGGAAATCGCAGGGGCTTGTCCGACCCGCATGTGGCCGGTGTCGAGTGGGGACATGGCGCAATGGGTAATGCCCGCTGGCGCGGTGCGCGCCTGAAAGATATTCTCCATCTCGCCCGGATCAGGAGCGATGCAATTGAAGTTGTCTTTCACGGTGAAGATCGCGGTGTCATTCCGCAGACGCCGCAATTCATCAAGAGCCTGCCGATCTGGAAAGCGCTCGATGAGCACACCATACTTGCATACGAAATGAATGGTGAGCCGCTGCCTATGCATAACGGTTTCCCGGTGCGCCTCATCGTTCCAGGATGGGCTGGCACTTACTGGATGAAGCAGATCAGCGAAATCACTGTGCTGCCCCGCGCATATGACGGCTTCTGGATGAAAACCGCCTATCGCATCCCAACAGGAAAGTTTCCCGGACTGGTCCGCTTCCAGTCGCAGGACACGCCCAATGCGACCAGCACGCCGATTACCGAGCTGGTCGTCAATTCACTCATCACCAATCTGCAGGATGGGCAATCGATTCCTTACGGCCAGCCGCTGACGGTGCGCGGTGTGGCATGGGACGGCGGTCATGGCATTGCGAAAGTGGAAGTATCCATCGACGGCGGCCGCAACTGGCGGCCAGCCAGCATGGGCAGGGATTATGGCAACTACTCATGGCGGCAATGGCAATTTCCATTTCAACCGGCACAACGCGGTCAGTACGATATCGCGGTGCGTGCGGTCGGCAAGAAAGGGGAAACGCAAAGTCCGGTGCTGATATGGAACCCTGCCGGCTATCACAACAATGTGCCGCACCGGGTACGTCCGCAAGTCGTGTGA
- a CDS encoding Hypothetical protein (Evidence 5 : No homology to any previously reported sequences) has product MIRKIVGHKIFVTNFAWIYFISTDELPDILIDRIVIRLIFIKCRHPFHTTFCLYEKHTRF; this is encoded by the coding sequence TTGATCCGGAAAATAGTTGGGCATAAAATATTTGTCACCAATTTTGCGTGGATTTACTTTATTTCCACTGATGAATTACCGGATATTTTGATTGATCGAATTGTCATACGTTTGATATTTATCAAATGCCGCCATCCCTTTCACACTACATTTTGTTTGTACGAAAAACATACCCGTTTTTGA
- a CDS encoding Putative ABC-type transport system, permease component (Evidence 3 : Function proposed based on presence of conserved amino acid motif, structural feature or limited homology; Product type pt : putative transporter): MSGILLIAYKLLTNDKGKFFSLLIGITFAVFLMVQMTSIFAGILNRSSATVANIGADVWIMDPAVNTVANTIPLPDYVLDAVRSMPGIRYAVPLYSGGALVKLSSGAYQAVSILGLDDTSLFGRPELEQGNIRDIYAENGFIVVKDSEYQKLDSPKIGTEFEVNDHRGVIVGIAKVSSGGLFGVPTLYTTYSRAVQYLPSTRYTSSYILLQLKTRDAMPAIRKEVAKMGYLALTKEDFVQRISDFYTYRTGIGTNILLMTVMSFIVGLAISGQTFYSFTLENLEKFGALKAIGAKSRELVSMILFQATFTALTGYGLGVGLCALLIFIAQHLLPDYASLITFGNLGLAFAMVVLIAAVSSYISIRKVLRIEPFDIFRG; this comes from the coding sequence ATGAGCGGCATATTACTAATCGCCTACAAACTTCTTACCAATGACAAGGGCAAGTTTTTCTCGCTTCTGATCGGGATAACTTTCGCGGTCTTTCTGATGGTGCAAATGACTTCCATTTTTGCCGGCATCCTGAATCGATCTTCCGCAACGGTCGCCAATATCGGCGCAGATGTCTGGATCATGGATCCCGCAGTCAATACCGTCGCCAATACCATTCCATTGCCGGATTATGTACTTGACGCTGTACGCAGCATGCCAGGTATACGTTATGCCGTGCCGCTCTATTCAGGCGGCGCCCTGGTCAAATTATCCAGCGGCGCTTACCAAGCCGTTTCAATATTGGGTCTGGATGACACCAGTCTGTTTGGACGCCCTGAACTGGAACAAGGAAACATACGAGACATTTATGCAGAAAATGGATTTATCGTCGTCAAAGATTCTGAATATCAGAAACTCGATTCGCCCAAAATAGGCACTGAATTTGAAGTAAACGACCATCGCGGCGTCATCGTGGGCATTGCGAAAGTCAGCTCAGGAGGACTGTTTGGCGTACCGACGCTTTATACTACATATAGCAGAGCTGTCCAGTATTTGCCAAGCACGCGTTATACATCCTCTTATATATTGCTTCAATTGAAGACCCGCGATGCAATGCCGGCAATCAGAAAAGAAGTCGCCAAAATGGGCTATCTCGCATTGACCAAAGAGGATTTCGTACAGAGGATCAGCGACTTCTATACGTATAGAACAGGGATAGGCACCAATATTCTCCTGATGACGGTCATGAGCTTCATCGTGGGACTGGCGATTTCCGGTCAGACCTTCTACTCCTTTACTTTGGAAAACCTGGAAAAATTCGGCGCCCTGAAGGCAATAGGCGCCAAGAGTCGCGAACTGGTTTCCATGATTCTTTTTCAGGCCACCTTCACGGCATTGACCGGCTATGGCCTGGGTGTTGGACTGTGTGCCCTTCTCATCTTCATCGCCCAACACTTGTTGCCAGACTACGCGTCGCTGATCACCTTCGGCAATCTCGGATTGGCGTTCGCGATGGTGGTATTGATCGCTGCCGTTTCAAGCTACATCAGCATACGTAAAGTACTGCGCATCGAACCTTTCGATATTTTCAGGGGATAA
- a CDS encoding Conserved hypothetical protein, putative membrane protein (Evidence 4 : Homologs of previously reported genes of unknown function), with amino-acid sequence MKKNRIIFIVSALGLIAALASAYLMNRANKVQAPLFTPSVNPYADGIFANGIVESAQSNGSNINIYPEVAATVVKVAVSEGDTVAAGQTLIVLDDTVQRHIVEQQKSQAEATLAAVEELKAQPRKETLATAKAQLDFAAANEKTAQDQFDKQKSSFDIDPRSVSRDALDNAGNAYRAAQANREVARRQYELVRAGAWIYDIRNLQKQYDALSSSAQAAEVLLGKYTIKAPVDGVILALNTSSGNYISNQGVYDTYTQANKPVITMGDKQDYLNVRCYIDEILINRLPPQGSIKAQMSIRGSDIRIPLEFVRIQPYVSPKIALSNQRQEKVDLRVLPVIFRFSKTAEMKIYPGQLVDVYVGHN; translated from the coding sequence ATGAAGAAGAACCGCATTATTTTCATCGTCTCTGCACTTGGCTTGATTGCCGCGCTGGCGAGTGCATATCTGATGAATCGCGCGAACAAGGTGCAAGCGCCGCTATTTACTCCCTCAGTCAATCCTTATGCGGATGGAATTTTTGCGAATGGCATTGTGGAAAGCGCGCAATCAAATGGCTCCAACATCAATATCTACCCGGAGGTCGCCGCCACTGTCGTCAAGGTAGCTGTCAGCGAGGGCGATACAGTCGCGGCGGGACAAACGCTCATCGTGCTGGATGACACAGTGCAGCGACACATCGTCGAACAACAAAAGTCGCAGGCGGAAGCAACGCTCGCAGCCGTGGAAGAGTTGAAGGCGCAACCTCGCAAAGAAACATTAGCGACAGCCAAGGCGCAACTCGATTTCGCTGCAGCCAATGAAAAAACGGCCCAGGATCAATTTGACAAGCAGAAAAGCTCCTTCGATATTGATCCAAGATCTGTCAGTCGCGATGCATTGGACAATGCGGGAAATGCATACAGGGCTGCGCAAGCCAACCGCGAAGTTGCCAGAAGGCAGTACGAACTTGTACGGGCAGGCGCCTGGATCTACGACATACGCAATCTGCAAAAACAATACGACGCCTTGAGCAGCTCAGCGCAAGCGGCCGAGGTTTTGCTGGGTAAATACACAATCAAAGCGCCGGTGGATGGCGTCATCCTTGCGCTGAACACCTCCTCCGGAAATTACATTTCAAATCAGGGCGTCTACGATACCTATACGCAAGCAAACAAGCCTGTCATCACGATGGGCGACAAGCAGGACTACCTTAACGTCAGATGCTATATCGACGAGATATTGATCAATCGCCTTCCACCTCAAGGATCCATCAAGGCACAGATGTCGATTCGAGGAAGCGACATCCGCATTCCGCTGGAGTTCGTGCGCATTCAGCCCTACGTCTCTCCCAAGATTGCCCTGTCGAATCAACGGCAGGAAAAAGTTGATTTACGCGTCTTGCCCGTCATCTTCAGATTCTCAAAAACTGCGGAGATGAAGATTTATCCCGGCCAACTGGTTGATGTCTATGTCGGCCACAATTAA
- a CDS encoding ABC transporter, ATP-binding protein (Evidence 2b : Function of strongly homologous gene; Product type t : transporter): MPTDFDAIENKSVPTPTSTDIVKGKSEAAAKSESTHRVSAIRAQNVGKWFGEGDARTMAVNGVSFDLYFGEMLFIVGPSGSGKTTLLSIISGILKPNEGSVIVKGQDLWQLSKDDLADFRLNTIGFVFQDYHLFPRLTTAENVAIPLILKKNKWGDAITEAKKYLDIVGLKERVDIVPVKLSGGEQQRVAIARAMVSHPSILILDEPTASLDGDTGRKILAFVHDQILNEKTCILIVTHDTRIFEFADRIMYMEDGKITGFDKAAI, from the coding sequence ATGCCGACCGATTTCGATGCCATTGAAAACAAGTCAGTTCCCACGCCAACTTCGACTGATATTGTAAAAGGCAAGTCGGAAGCGGCTGCCAAAAGCGAATCCACGCACAGGGTATCTGCGATTCGCGCCCAAAACGTAGGGAAATGGTTCGGTGAAGGCGATGCCCGCACCATGGCAGTCAATGGAGTAAGTTTTGATCTCTATTTTGGCGAGATGCTATTTATTGTCGGTCCTTCAGGCAGCGGCAAGACAACCTTGTTGAGCATCATTTCGGGAATACTGAAACCGAACGAAGGCAGTGTCATCGTCAAGGGCCAGGATCTCTGGCAACTGAGCAAGGACGATCTGGCCGATTTCAGATTGAACACGATAGGTTTCGTGTTCCAGGATTACCATCTGTTCCCGCGGCTGACCACTGCCGAGAACGTAGCGATTCCATTGATCCTCAAAAAAAATAAATGGGGCGATGCGATCACCGAAGCAAAAAAATATCTGGATATCGTTGGACTCAAGGAGCGCGTCGATATCGTTCCGGTAAAGCTCAGTGGCGGTGAGCAGCAACGTGTCGCCATTGCCAGAGCAATGGTCAGTCATCCATCGATTCTGATTCTCGATGAGCCAACGGCTTCACTGGACGGCGACACCGGAAGAAAAATACTGGCCTTCGTCCATGACCAGATACTGAATGAAAAAACCTGCATTCTGATTGTGACGCACGACACGCGCATCTTTGAATTTGCCGACCGCATCATGTACATGGAAGATGGAAAAATAACGGGCTTCGATAAGGCGGCGATATGA
- a CDS encoding Conserved hypothetical protein; putative exported protein (Evidence 4 : Homologs of previously reported genes of unknown function): MTVSFQIANMRMTGITNIDWMNMADSFDVAALRRAAARVFSLGLLFSGLLGGLSAYAGVAVEELRAAYLQQVERRLELPQDETLRYGMLALAMMDDAEVALTESQYVALVDRNPNVQAIFLYFISYDHASILIGASPVSTGRIGQFDHFETPTGVFEHTPVNPDFRAEGTRNKLGIRGYGVAGMRVFDFGWQQARRGWGQGGIGIMRLQMHATDPDVLESRLGSVQSKGCIRIPATLNRLLDRYRVLDAAYESMQSAGQTMWVLPSNSTPVSGPGRYLIVVDTMRAQRPVWAIHAAQR, translated from the coding sequence ATGACAGTCTCTTTTCAGATCGCGAACATGCGGATGACAGGCATAACGAACATCGACTGGATGAATATGGCAGACAGCTTTGATGTCGCAGCGCTGCGTCGTGCTGCTGCGCGCGTTTTTTCCCTCGGCCTCCTGTTCTCCGGATTATTGGGTGGCTTATCTGCCTATGCGGGAGTGGCGGTGGAAGAGTTACGCGCCGCGTATCTGCAACAGGTCGAACGACGCCTTGAACTGCCGCAGGATGAGACGCTGCGTTACGGCATGCTGGCCCTGGCAATGATGGATGATGCCGAAGTGGCGTTGACGGAGTCGCAGTATGTGGCGCTTGTCGACCGCAATCCCAATGTGCAGGCCATCTTCCTCTATTTCATTTCATACGATCATGCGTCCATTCTGATCGGTGCATCGCCGGTATCAACCGGCCGCATAGGTCAGTTCGATCACTTTGAAACGCCAACCGGCGTGTTTGAACATACGCCGGTCAATCCGGATTTTCGTGCCGAAGGTACAAGAAACAAACTCGGCATTCGTGGCTACGGCGTCGCCGGCATGCGTGTATTCGACTTCGGCTGGCAACAGGCGCGACGCGGATGGGGACAAGGCGGGATCGGCATCATGCGGCTGCAAATGCACGCGACCGATCCCGACGTCCTGGAATCGCGCCTCGGCAGTGTTCAGTCCAAGGGATGCATACGCATCCCCGCTACCCTGAATCGGCTGCTGGATCGCTACCGCGTACTCGATGCGGCTTATGAATCAATGCAAAGCGCCGGCCAGACGATGTGGGTATTGCCGTCGAACAGCACGCCCGTCAGCGGCCCCGGTCGTTATCTGATAGTGGTCGATACGATGCGTGCCCAACGTCCGGTGTGGGCCATACATGCAGCGCAACGATAA
- a CDS encoding Putative RND efflux system, outer membrane lipoprotein, NodT (Evidence 3 : Function proposed based on presence of conserved amino acid motif, structural feature or limited homology; Product type pt : putative transporter): MSATINPCRYLIVVTLIQLISACTVGPDYIRQPPPTETAYTKKDPIVTTADNNGNAQRFHTDAAISADWWNLFHSADLGEAVDRSLRNNASLQAAQASLKESQHNLQAGYGVFFPQIGGSFSATRQLPSAFRFGSASPVGIFNLFTLGAAISYTLDIFGGERRMVEALGAQADYQKYVALATYLTLSGNVVNTAIARAAYHAQYEATQQLILRQQEQLAVAENQAAHGIAPYATVLSLRSLLASSQAALAVVAQKRDQADHLLANLQGTTASGTYTSSFDLAQLELPQDLPLTLPSELVRQRPDVLAAEAQLHVASAGVGVATAALFPSFSLGANYALGNTKLGNLSDSSSKFWSVGSGVDVPIFQGGTAWHKRRAAQDAYQQALANYRQTVLSAFQQVADVLTAIEHDAQAVKAQAESLGAAEQTLKLIEVNYRAGLVSYLDVLAANTQFYQSKIAYLQALGLRYQDTTALFVALGGGWWNKPPSFFEQKSSARDEGK; encoded by the coding sequence ATGTCGGCCACAATTAATCCATGTCGTTACCTGATCGTTGTGACGCTTATTCAACTGATCAGTGCGTGTACCGTGGGACCTGACTATATTCGTCAGCCGCCCCCTACTGAGACTGCCTATACAAAAAAAGATCCGATCGTCACGACCGCCGATAACAATGGAAACGCGCAGCGCTTCCATACGGATGCAGCAATTTCAGCCGATTGGTGGAACCTGTTTCATTCGGCGGATCTTGGCGAAGCAGTCGATCGCAGCTTGCGCAACAATGCCAGCCTTCAGGCCGCACAAGCGAGCCTGAAAGAAAGTCAGCATAACCTGCAAGCCGGCTACGGCGTATTTTTCCCGCAGATTGGCGGCAGCTTTTCGGCAACCCGGCAATTGCCCTCTGCATTCCGTTTCGGAAGCGCGAGCCCTGTCGGCATTTTCAATCTGTTTACCTTGGGTGCTGCCATCAGCTATACGCTGGATATATTCGGCGGAGAACGCCGCATGGTAGAAGCGCTGGGGGCGCAGGCTGATTACCAAAAATATGTAGCGCTGGCGACTTACCTGACGCTATCCGGCAATGTCGTCAACACGGCGATTGCCCGGGCTGCCTATCATGCGCAATACGAAGCGACTCAGCAACTTATCCTGCGCCAGCAAGAACAGCTTGCCGTTGCCGAGAATCAGGCCGCGCATGGCATAGCACCGTATGCGACAGTGCTGAGTCTGCGCAGCCTGCTGGCCAGTTCCCAGGCCGCACTGGCGGTAGTCGCGCAAAAGCGCGATCAGGCAGATCACCTGCTGGCCAATCTGCAAGGCACTACCGCAAGCGGGACATACACTTCATCATTTGATCTCGCTCAACTGGAACTGCCGCAGGATTTGCCTTTAACCCTGCCCTCCGAACTGGTCAGGCAGCGGCCGGACGTTCTGGCCGCAGAAGCGCAACTGCATGTTGCAAGTGCCGGGGTCGGCGTTGCGACAGCCGCGCTATTTCCGAGTTTCAGCCTTGGCGCGAACTATGCCCTCGGCAACACAAAGCTAGGTAACCTGAGCGACTCGTCGAGCAAATTCTGGAGTGTCGGCTCCGGTGTGGATGTACCGATATTTCAGGGCGGAACAGCATGGCATAAACGCCGCGCTGCGCAGGATGCTTATCAACAGGCGCTTGCCAATTATCGTCAAACCGTTCTGTCAGCCTTTCAACAAGTCGCGGATGTTCTTACCGCTATCGAGCACGATGCGCAAGCGGTGAAAGCACAGGCGGAATCACTTGGTGCTGCAGAACAAACGCTGAAGCTGATCGAAGTGAATTATCGTGCCGGACTAGTCTCTTATCTCGACGTCCTGGCCGCCAATACTCAGTTTTACCAATCGAAGATCGCTTACCTGCAGGCATTAGGACTGCGCTACCAGGATACTACTGCCCTGTTTGTTGCATTGGGGGGTGGATGGTGGAACAAGCCGCCGTCATTCTTCGAACAGAAATCATCGGCAAGGGATGAGGGGAAATAA
- a CDS encoding Putative universel stress protein UspA (Evidence 3 : Function proposed based on presence of conserved amino acid motif, structural feature or limited homology; Product type cp : cell process), with protein sequence MYHHILVPIDGSTTSDRAVAEAAKLATLCSAKVRLLHIVDMGEHVHGYETPQAYLSQTRPQVLAAAKQLLQQTRTGLQAQGITVDTELCESSGTHVSDIIVDQAVQWGADLIVLGTHGRRGINRILMGSDAERVARTSPLPVLLIKPANLKNRIHPNEMHTTASDDMQDAV encoded by the coding sequence ATGTATCATCATATTCTGGTGCCGATTGATGGCAGCACGACCTCTGATCGTGCAGTGGCTGAAGCAGCCAAACTGGCAACACTCTGTTCTGCGAAAGTCAGGCTATTGCATATCGTGGACATGGGCGAGCATGTCCACGGCTATGAAACTCCCCAGGCCTACCTCAGCCAAACACGTCCGCAAGTTTTGGCGGCAGCCAAACAACTCCTGCAACAGACACGCACCGGGCTGCAGGCACAGGGCATTACCGTTGATACCGAATTGTGTGAAAGCAGCGGCACCCATGTATCCGACATCATTGTCGATCAGGCAGTGCAATGGGGCGCAGACCTGATCGTGCTCGGCACACATGGCCGGCGCGGCATTAATCGCATCCTGATGGGCAGTGACGCCGAGCGCGTTGCGCGAACCTCGCCATTGCCTGTATTGCTGATTAAACCGGCCAATCTGAAAAACCGGATTCATCCGAACGAAATGCACACCACCGCCAGCGATGATATGCAAGATGCAGTATAG
- a CDS encoding Putative universel stress protein UspA (Evidence 3 : Function proposed based on presence of conserved amino acid motif, structural feature or limited homology; Product type cp : cell process), whose product MFKKILLATDGSKLSDKAVQATLQFAKEHGSKIVGLSVATIYPYLPVPGMEAISGEFVDAITNQAEKNVEKISALAASLGVDAEVHVAEGSSACEEIIKTAAKYHCDSIFMASHGRTGLDKLMLGSEAQKVLAYSKLPVTIIK is encoded by the coding sequence ATGTTCAAGAAAATTTTACTCGCTACCGATGGATCGAAATTGTCGGACAAGGCAGTGCAAGCCACATTGCAATTTGCAAAGGAGCATGGCAGCAAGATCGTCGGTTTATCGGTTGCAACAATCTATCCTTACCTGCCTGTGCCTGGCATGGAAGCCATCAGTGGCGAGTTCGTCGATGCCATTACAAACCAGGCAGAGAAAAATGTAGAAAAAATTTCTGCTCTGGCAGCGTCGTTGGGTGTGGATGCTGAAGTCCATGTGGCGGAAGGAAGTAGTGCCTGCGAGGAAATTATCAAGACGGCCGCAAAATATCATTGCGATTCCATCTTCATGGCCTCGCATGGACGAACCGGCCTGGACAAGTTGATGCTGGGAAGTGAGGCGCAGAAGGTATTGGCTTACAGCAAATTGCCGGTCACGATCATCAAGTAA
- a CDS encoding putative Sulfite:cytochrome c oxidoreductase subunit B SorB-like (Evidence 3 : Function proposed based on presence of conserved amino acid motif, structural feature or limited homology; PubMedId : 10788424, 11285738; Product type pc : putative carrier) — protein MKNSPFLLLVFGICLAHAADESIIQLKQGQGMQIVRNNCATCHSLDYIGMNSPFLDHKGWEGEVNKMINVYHAPIDKNDVAAIVDYLARYYGVEVPAAEGSGTR, from the coding sequence ATGAAAAATTCACCCTTCCTGCTGCTGGTTTTCGGTATTTGCCTGGCGCATGCTGCAGATGAGTCGATCATCCAGCTCAAACAGGGGCAAGGCATGCAAATTGTCAGGAACAATTGTGCTACCTGCCATAGCCTGGACTACATAGGGATGAACTCTCCCTTCCTGGATCACAAGGGATGGGAAGGTGAAGTCAACAAAATGATCAATGTCTACCATGCACCCATCGACAAGAATGATGTGGCAGCCATCGTCGATTATCTCGCTCGCTATTACGGTGTCGAAGTGCCCGCTGCAGAAGGGAGCGGAACGCGATGA